Proteins from one Rhinopithecus roxellana isolate Shanxi Qingling chromosome 20, ASM756505v1, whole genome shotgun sequence genomic window:
- the ATXN2L gene encoding ataxin-2-like protein isoform X4, producing the protein MLKPQPPQQPSQPQQPPPTQQAVARRPPGGTSPPNGGLPGPLTTSAAPPGPPAAASPCLGPVAATGSGLRRGAEGILAPPPPPQQQHQERPGAAAIGSARGQSTGKGPPQSPVFEGVYNNSRMLHFLTAVVGSTCDVKVKNGTTYEGIFKTLSSKFELAVDAVHRKASEPAGGPRREDIVDTMVFKPSDVMLVHFRNVDFNYATKDKFTDSAIAMNSKVNGEHKEKVLQRWEGGDSNSDDYDLESDMSNGWDPNEMFKFNEENYGVKTTYDSSLSSYTVPLEKDNSEEFRQRELRAAQLAREIESSPQYRLRIAMENDDGRTEEEKHSAVQRQGSGRESPSLASREGKYIPLPQRVREGPRGGVRCSSSRGGRPGLSSLPPRGPHHLDNSSPGPGSEARGINGGPSRMSPKAQRPLRGAKTLSSPSNRPSGETSVPPPPAAPPFLPVGRIYPPRSPKSAAPAPISASCPEPPIGSAVPTSSASIPVTSSVSDPGVGSISPASPKISLAPTDVKELSTKEPGRTLEPQELARIAGKVPGLQNEQKRFQLEELRKFGAQFKLQPSSSPENSLDPFPPRILKEEPKGKEKEVDGLLTSEPMGSPVSSKTESVSDKEDKPPLAPAGGTEGPEQPPPPCPSQTGSPPVGLIKGEDKDEGPVAEQVKKSTLNPNAKEFNPTKPLLSVNKSTSTPTSPGPRTHSTPSIPVLTAGQSGLYSPQYISYIPQIHMGPAVQAPQMYPYPVSNSVPGQQGKYRGAKGSLPPQRSDQHQPASAPPMMQAAAAAGPPLVAATPYSSYIPYNPQQFPGQPAMMQPMAHYPSQPVFAPMLQSNPRMLTSGSHPQAIVSSSTPQYPSAEQPTPQALYATVHQSYPHHATQLHAHQPQPATTPTGSQPQSQHAAPSPVQHQAGQAPHLGSGQPQQNLYHPGALTGTPPSLPPGPSAQSPQSSFPQPAAVYAIHHQQLPHGFTNMAHVTQAHVQTGITAAPPPHPGAPHPPQVMLLHPPQSHGGPPQGAVPQSGVPALSASTPSPYPYIGHPQGEQPGQAPGFPGGADDRIREFSLAGGIWHGRAEGLQVGQDARVLGGE; encoded by the exons ggGACAGAGCACAGGAAAGGGACCCCCACAGTCACCT GTGTTTGAAGGCGTCTACAACAATTCCAGAATGCTGCATTTCCTTACAGCTGTTGTG GGCTCCACTTGTGATGTAAAGGTGAAAAATGGTACCACCTATGAGGGTATCTTCAAGACGCTAAGCTCAAAG TTTGAACTAGCAGTGGATGCTGTGCACCGGAAAGCATCTGAGCCAGCAGGTGGCCCTCGCCGGGAGGACATTGTGGACACCATGGTGTTTAAGCCAAGTGACGTCATGCTCGTGCACTTCCGAAATGTTGACTTCAACTACGCTACTAAAG ACAAGTTCACCGATTCAGCCATTGCCATGAACTCGAAAGTGAATGGGGAACACAAAGAGAAGGTGCTTCAGCGCTGGGAGGGGGGTGACAGCAACAGCGACGACTACGACCTCGAGTCCGACATG TCCAATGGATGGGACCCCAATGAAATGTTCAAGTTTAATGAGGAGAACTACGGTGTGAAGACCACCTATGATAGCAGTCTTTCCTCTTATAC GGTGCCCTTAGAAAAGGACAACTCAGAAGAATTTCGTCAGCGAGAGCTGCGTGCGGCCCAGTTGGCTCGAGAGATTGAATCAAGCCCCCAGTACCGCCTGCGGATAGCCATGGAAAACGATGATGGGCGCACTGAAGAGGAGAAGCACAGTGCGGTCCAGCGGCAGGGCTCGGGGCGAGAGAGCCCCAGCTTGGCATCCAG GGAGGGGAAGTATATCCCTCTGCCTCAGCGAGTCCGGGAAGGTCCCCGGGGAGGAGTTCGATGCAGCAGCTCTCGGGGCGGTCGTCCTGGCCTTAGCTCTTTGCCACCTCGTGGCCCTCACCATCTGGACAATAGCAGCCCTGGCCCAGGTTCTGAGGCCCGTGGTATCAATGGAG gccCTTCCCGCATGTCCCCAAAGGCACAGCGGCCTCTGAGAGGTGCCAAGACTCTGTCTTCACCCAGTAATAGGCCTTCTGGAGAAACTTCTGTTCCACCTCCTCCTGCAG CTCCCCCTTTTCTTCCAGTGGGCCGGATATATCCCCCGCGTTCTCCCAAGTCTGCTGCCCCTGCCCCAATCTCAGCTTCCTGTCCTGAGCCTCCCATTGGTTCAGCAGTGCCAACCTCTTCAGCCTCCATCCCTGTGACCTCATCAGTCTCAGATCCTGGAGTGGGCTCCATTTCCCCAGCTTCTCCAAAGATCTCCCTGGCCCCCACAGATG TAAAAGAACTCTCTACCAAGGAACCTGGGAGAACTCTGGAGCCCCAGGAGCTGGCTCGGATAGCTGGGAAAG TCCCTGGTCTTCAGAATGAACAGAAACGATTCCAACTGGAAGAACTGAGAAAGTTTGGGGCCCAGTTTAAG CTTCAGCCCAGTAGCTCCCCTGAGAACAGCCTGGATCCTTTTCCTCCCCGGATCTTAAAGGAGGAGcccaaaggaaaggagaaggaggttgATGGTCTGTTGACTTCGGAGCCCATGGGGTCTCCCGTCTCCTCCAAGACAGAGTCTGTATCGGATAAGGAGGACAAACCACCCCTGGCACCAGCAGGAGGCACTGAGGGGCCAGAGCAGCCCCCACCACCTTGCCCAAGCCAAACTGGCAGCCCCCCAGTGGGCCTCATCAAGGGAGAAGACAAGGATGAGGGCCCTGTTGCTGA ACAAGTAAAGAAATCAACGTTGAACCCTAATGCTAAGGAGTTCAATCCTACAAAGCCTCTGCTGTCTGTG AATAAATCCACCAGTACCCCAACTTCTCCGGGGCCCCGGACTCATTCAACTCCCTCCATCCCGGTGCTGACAGCAGGCCAGAGTGGGCTATACAGCCCCCAGTACATCTCCTACATACCTCAGATCCATATGGGACCAGCTGTGCAG GCACCTCAGATGTATCCATATCCTGTATCCAATTCagtgcctgggcaacagggcaagtaCCGGGGAGCAAAAG gctCCCTGCCCCCGCAGCGCTCAGACCAACACCAGCCAGCTTCAGCCCCACCAATGATGCAGGCCGCCGCGGCTGCTGGCCCACCTCTGGTGGCTGCCACGCCCTATTCTTCCTACATCCCCTACAACCCTCAGCAGTTCCCAGGCCAGCCTGCCATGATGCAGCCCATGGCCCACTACCCCTCACAG CCGGTGTTTGCCCCCATGCTTCAGAGCAACCCACGCATGCTGACGTCGGGCAGCCATCCCCAGGCCATCGTGTCATCCTCTACCCCTCAGTACCCTTCTGCAGAGCAGCCCACCCCCCAAGCCCTTTATG CCACTGTTCACCAGTCCTACCCACACCATGCCACGCAGCTCCATGCCCACCAGCCGCAGCCGGCTACCACGCCTACTGGAAGCCAGCCGCAGTCCCAGCATGCGGCCCCCAGTCCTGTCCAG CATCAGGCGGGGCAGGCCCCACACCTGGGCAGTGGACAGCCACAGCAGAATCTGTACCACCCAGGGGCCCTGACAGGCACACCACCCTCTCTGCCACCGGGACCTTCTGCCCAGTCCCCTCAGAGCAGCTTCCCCCAGCCAGCCGCTGTGTATGCCATCCACCACCAGCAGCTGCCCCACGGCTTCACCAACATGGCCCATGTTACCCAG GCCCATGTCCAAACTGGAATCACAGCAGCCCCGCCCCCTCACCCTGGGGCTCCCCACCCgccccaggtgatgctgctgcacCCACCCCAGAGTCATGGGGGGCCCCCCCAAGGCGCGGTGCCCCAGAGTGGGGTGCCTGCACTCTCAGCTTCCACACCCTCACCCTACCCCTACATCGGACACCCCCAAGGTGAGCAGCCTGGCCAGGCGCCTGGATTTCCAGGAGGAGCCGATGACAGGATTCGTGAGTTCTCATTAGCTGGGGGAATTTGGCATGGAAGAGCTGAGGGGCTGCAGGTGGGGCAGGATGCACGGGTTCTGGGTGGGGAGTGA
- the ATXN2L gene encoding ataxin-2-like protein isoform X2, which produces MLKPQPPQQPSQPQQPPPTQQAVARRPPGGTSPPNGGLPGPLTTSAAPPGPPAAASPCLGPVAATGSGLRRGAEGILAPPPPPQQQHQERPGAAAIGSARGQSTGKGPPQSPVFEGVYNNSRMLHFLTAVVGSTCDVKVKNGTTYEGIFKTLSSKFELAVDAVHRKASEPAGGPRREDIVDTMVFKPSDVMLVHFRNVDFNYATKDKFTDSAIAMNSKVNGEHKEKVLQRWEGGDSNSDDYDLESDMSNGWDPNEMFKFNEENYGVKTTYDSSLSSYTVPLEKDNSEEFRQRELRAAQLAREIESSPQYRLRIAMENDDGRTEEEKHSAVQRQGSGRESPSLASREGKYIPLPQRVREGPRGGVRCSSSRGGRPGLSSLPPRGPHHLDNSSPGPGSEARGINGGPSRMSPKAQRPLRGAKTLSSPSNRPSGETSVPPPPAVGRIYPPRSPKSAAPAPISASCPEPPIGSAVPTSSASIPVTSSVSDPGVGSISPASPKISLAPTDVKELSTKEPGRTLEPQELARIAGKVPGLQNEQKRFQLEELRKFGAQFKLQPSSSPENSLDPFPPRILKEEPKGKEKEVDGLLTSEPMGSPVSSKTESVSDKEDKPPLAPAGGTEGPEQPPPPCPSQTGSPPVGLIKGEDKDEGPVAEQVKKSTLNPNAKEFNPTKPLLSVNKSTSTPTSPGPRTHSTPSIPVLTAGQSGLYSPQYISYIPQIHMGPAVQAPQMYPYPVSNSVPGQQGKYRGAKGSLPPQRSDQHQPASAPPMMQAAAAAGPPLVAATPYSSYIPYNPQQFPGQPAMMQPMAHYPSQPVFAPMLQSNPRMLTSGSHPQAIVSSSTPQYPSAEQPTPQALYATVHQSYPHHATQLHAHQPQPATTPTGSQPQSQHAAPSPVQHQAGQAPHLGSGQPQQNLYHPGALTGTPPSLPPGPSAQSPQSSFPQPAAVYAIHHQQLPHGFTNMAHVTQAHVQTGITAAPPPHPGAPHPPQVMLLHPPQSHGGPPQGAVPQSGVPALSASTPSPYPYIGHPQGEQPGQAPGFPGGADDRILCRVGRSHSRRRQGLAPGSVLCFPPSSLSCDPAAPLPTASPALSDPDCLLT; this is translated from the exons ggGACAGAGCACAGGAAAGGGACCCCCACAGTCACCT GTGTTTGAAGGCGTCTACAACAATTCCAGAATGCTGCATTTCCTTACAGCTGTTGTG GGCTCCACTTGTGATGTAAAGGTGAAAAATGGTACCACCTATGAGGGTATCTTCAAGACGCTAAGCTCAAAG TTTGAACTAGCAGTGGATGCTGTGCACCGGAAAGCATCTGAGCCAGCAGGTGGCCCTCGCCGGGAGGACATTGTGGACACCATGGTGTTTAAGCCAAGTGACGTCATGCTCGTGCACTTCCGAAATGTTGACTTCAACTACGCTACTAAAG ACAAGTTCACCGATTCAGCCATTGCCATGAACTCGAAAGTGAATGGGGAACACAAAGAGAAGGTGCTTCAGCGCTGGGAGGGGGGTGACAGCAACAGCGACGACTACGACCTCGAGTCCGACATG TCCAATGGATGGGACCCCAATGAAATGTTCAAGTTTAATGAGGAGAACTACGGTGTGAAGACCACCTATGATAGCAGTCTTTCCTCTTATAC GGTGCCCTTAGAAAAGGACAACTCAGAAGAATTTCGTCAGCGAGAGCTGCGTGCGGCCCAGTTGGCTCGAGAGATTGAATCAAGCCCCCAGTACCGCCTGCGGATAGCCATGGAAAACGATGATGGGCGCACTGAAGAGGAGAAGCACAGTGCGGTCCAGCGGCAGGGCTCGGGGCGAGAGAGCCCCAGCTTGGCATCCAG GGAGGGGAAGTATATCCCTCTGCCTCAGCGAGTCCGGGAAGGTCCCCGGGGAGGAGTTCGATGCAGCAGCTCTCGGGGCGGTCGTCCTGGCCTTAGCTCTTTGCCACCTCGTGGCCCTCACCATCTGGACAATAGCAGCCCTGGCCCAGGTTCTGAGGCCCGTGGTATCAATGGAG gccCTTCCCGCATGTCCCCAAAGGCACAGCGGCCTCTGAGAGGTGCCAAGACTCTGTCTTCACCCAGTAATAGGCCTTCTGGAGAAACTTCTGTTCCACCTCCTCCTGCAG TGGGCCGGATATATCCCCCGCGTTCTCCCAAGTCTGCTGCCCCTGCCCCAATCTCAGCTTCCTGTCCTGAGCCTCCCATTGGTTCAGCAGTGCCAACCTCTTCAGCCTCCATCCCTGTGACCTCATCAGTCTCAGATCCTGGAGTGGGCTCCATTTCCCCAGCTTCTCCAAAGATCTCCCTGGCCCCCACAGATG TAAAAGAACTCTCTACCAAGGAACCTGGGAGAACTCTGGAGCCCCAGGAGCTGGCTCGGATAGCTGGGAAAG TCCCTGGTCTTCAGAATGAACAGAAACGATTCCAACTGGAAGAACTGAGAAAGTTTGGGGCCCAGTTTAAG CTTCAGCCCAGTAGCTCCCCTGAGAACAGCCTGGATCCTTTTCCTCCCCGGATCTTAAAGGAGGAGcccaaaggaaaggagaaggaggttgATGGTCTGTTGACTTCGGAGCCCATGGGGTCTCCCGTCTCCTCCAAGACAGAGTCTGTATCGGATAAGGAGGACAAACCACCCCTGGCACCAGCAGGAGGCACTGAGGGGCCAGAGCAGCCCCCACCACCTTGCCCAAGCCAAACTGGCAGCCCCCCAGTGGGCCTCATCAAGGGAGAAGACAAGGATGAGGGCCCTGTTGCTGA ACAAGTAAAGAAATCAACGTTGAACCCTAATGCTAAGGAGTTCAATCCTACAAAGCCTCTGCTGTCTGTG AATAAATCCACCAGTACCCCAACTTCTCCGGGGCCCCGGACTCATTCAACTCCCTCCATCCCGGTGCTGACAGCAGGCCAGAGTGGGCTATACAGCCCCCAGTACATCTCCTACATACCTCAGATCCATATGGGACCAGCTGTGCAG GCACCTCAGATGTATCCATATCCTGTATCCAATTCagtgcctgggcaacagggcaagtaCCGGGGAGCAAAAG gctCCCTGCCCCCGCAGCGCTCAGACCAACACCAGCCAGCTTCAGCCCCACCAATGATGCAGGCCGCCGCGGCTGCTGGCCCACCTCTGGTGGCTGCCACGCCCTATTCTTCCTACATCCCCTACAACCCTCAGCAGTTCCCAGGCCAGCCTGCCATGATGCAGCCCATGGCCCACTACCCCTCACAG CCGGTGTTTGCCCCCATGCTTCAGAGCAACCCACGCATGCTGACGTCGGGCAGCCATCCCCAGGCCATCGTGTCATCCTCTACCCCTCAGTACCCTTCTGCAGAGCAGCCCACCCCCCAAGCCCTTTATG CCACTGTTCACCAGTCCTACCCACACCATGCCACGCAGCTCCATGCCCACCAGCCGCAGCCGGCTACCACGCCTACTGGAAGCCAGCCGCAGTCCCAGCATGCGGCCCCCAGTCCTGTCCAG CATCAGGCGGGGCAGGCCCCACACCTGGGCAGTGGACAGCCACAGCAGAATCTGTACCACCCAGGGGCCCTGACAGGCACACCACCCTCTCTGCCACCGGGACCTTCTGCCCAGTCCCCTCAGAGCAGCTTCCCCCAGCCAGCCGCTGTGTATGCCATCCACCACCAGCAGCTGCCCCACGGCTTCACCAACATGGCCCATGTTACCCAG GCCCATGTCCAAACTGGAATCACAGCAGCCCCGCCCCCTCACCCTGGGGCTCCCCACCCgccccaggtgatgctgctgcacCCACCCCAGAGTCATGGGGGGCCCCCCCAAGGCGCGGTGCCCCAGAGTGGGGTGCCTGCACTCTCAGCTTCCACACCCTCACCCTACCCCTACATCGGACACCCCCAAGGTGAGCAGCCTGGCCAGGCGCCTGGATTTCCAGGAGGAGCCGATGACAGGATTC TATGTAGGGTGGGCAGAAGCCACAGTCGCCGCCGCCAGGGGCTTGCTCCTGGCTCTGTCCTTTGCTTCCCTCCGTCCTCGCTCAGTTGTGATCCAGCAGCccccctccccactgcctcccCAGCTCTCAGTGACCCCGACTGTCTCCTGACTTAG
- the ATXN2L gene encoding ataxin-2-like protein isoform X14 produces the protein MAFAAALSPSPASGPLFALFNRRLHQPATSRVTWRLVIPAEGQSTGKGPPQSPVFEGVYNNSRMLHFLTAVVGSTCDVKVKNGTTYEGIFKTLSSKFELAVDAVHRKASEPAGGPRREDIVDTMVFKPSDVMLVHFRNVDFNYATKDKFTDSAIAMNSKVNGEHKEKVLQRWEGGDSNSDDYDLESDMSNGWDPNEMFKFNEENYGVKTTYDSSLSSYTVPLEKDNSEEFRQRELRAAQLAREIESSPQYRLRIAMENDDGRTEEEKHSAVQRQGSGRESPSLASREGKYIPLPQRVREGPRGGVRCSSSRGGRPGLSSLPPRGPHHLDNSSPGPGSEARGINGGPSRMSPKAQRPLRGAKTLSSPSNRPSGETSVPPPPAAPPFLPVGRIYPPRSPKSAAPAPISASCPEPPIGSAVPTSSASIPVTSSVSDPGVGSISPASPKISLAPTDVKELSTKEPGRTLEPQELARIAGKVPGLQNEQKRFQLEELRKFGAQFKLQPSSSPENSLDPFPPRILKEEPKGKEKEVDGLLTSEPMGSPVSSKTESVSDKEDKPPLAPAGGTEGPEQPPPPCPSQTGSPPVGLIKGEDKDEGPVAEQVKKSTLNPNAKEFNPTKPLLSVNKSTSTPTSPGPRTHSTPSIPVLTAGQSGLYSPQYISYIPQIHMGPAVQAPQMYPYPVSNSVPGQQGKYRGAKGSLPPQRSDQHQPASAPPMMQAAAAAGPPLVAATPYSSYIPYNPQQFPGQPAMMQPMAHYPSQPVFAPMLQSNPRMLTSGSHPQAIVSSSTPQYPSAEQPTPQALYATVHQSYPHHATQLHAHQPQPATTPTGSQPQSQHAAPSPVQHQAGQAPHLGSGQPQQNLYHPGALTGTPPSLPPGPSAQSPQSSFPQPAAVYAIHHQQLPHGFTNMAHVTQAHVQTGITAAPPPHPGAPHPPQVMLLHPPQSHGGPPQGAVPQSGVPALSASTPSPYPYIGHPQGEQPGQAPGFPGGADDRILCRVGRSHSRRRQGLAPGSVLCFPPSSLSCDPAAPLPTASPALSDPDCLLT, from the exons ggGACAGAGCACAGGAAAGGGACCCCCACAGTCACCT GTGTTTGAAGGCGTCTACAACAATTCCAGAATGCTGCATTTCCTTACAGCTGTTGTG GGCTCCACTTGTGATGTAAAGGTGAAAAATGGTACCACCTATGAGGGTATCTTCAAGACGCTAAGCTCAAAG TTTGAACTAGCAGTGGATGCTGTGCACCGGAAAGCATCTGAGCCAGCAGGTGGCCCTCGCCGGGAGGACATTGTGGACACCATGGTGTTTAAGCCAAGTGACGTCATGCTCGTGCACTTCCGAAATGTTGACTTCAACTACGCTACTAAAG ACAAGTTCACCGATTCAGCCATTGCCATGAACTCGAAAGTGAATGGGGAACACAAAGAGAAGGTGCTTCAGCGCTGGGAGGGGGGTGACAGCAACAGCGACGACTACGACCTCGAGTCCGACATG TCCAATGGATGGGACCCCAATGAAATGTTCAAGTTTAATGAGGAGAACTACGGTGTGAAGACCACCTATGATAGCAGTCTTTCCTCTTATAC GGTGCCCTTAGAAAAGGACAACTCAGAAGAATTTCGTCAGCGAGAGCTGCGTGCGGCCCAGTTGGCTCGAGAGATTGAATCAAGCCCCCAGTACCGCCTGCGGATAGCCATGGAAAACGATGATGGGCGCACTGAAGAGGAGAAGCACAGTGCGGTCCAGCGGCAGGGCTCGGGGCGAGAGAGCCCCAGCTTGGCATCCAG GGAGGGGAAGTATATCCCTCTGCCTCAGCGAGTCCGGGAAGGTCCCCGGGGAGGAGTTCGATGCAGCAGCTCTCGGGGCGGTCGTCCTGGCCTTAGCTCTTTGCCACCTCGTGGCCCTCACCATCTGGACAATAGCAGCCCTGGCCCAGGTTCTGAGGCCCGTGGTATCAATGGAG gccCTTCCCGCATGTCCCCAAAGGCACAGCGGCCTCTGAGAGGTGCCAAGACTCTGTCTTCACCCAGTAATAGGCCTTCTGGAGAAACTTCTGTTCCACCTCCTCCTGCAG CTCCCCCTTTTCTTCCAGTGGGCCGGATATATCCCCCGCGTTCTCCCAAGTCTGCTGCCCCTGCCCCAATCTCAGCTTCCTGTCCTGAGCCTCCCATTGGTTCAGCAGTGCCAACCTCTTCAGCCTCCATCCCTGTGACCTCATCAGTCTCAGATCCTGGAGTGGGCTCCATTTCCCCAGCTTCTCCAAAGATCTCCCTGGCCCCCACAGATG TAAAAGAACTCTCTACCAAGGAACCTGGGAGAACTCTGGAGCCCCAGGAGCTGGCTCGGATAGCTGGGAAAG TCCCTGGTCTTCAGAATGAACAGAAACGATTCCAACTGGAAGAACTGAGAAAGTTTGGGGCCCAGTTTAAG CTTCAGCCCAGTAGCTCCCCTGAGAACAGCCTGGATCCTTTTCCTCCCCGGATCTTAAAGGAGGAGcccaaaggaaaggagaaggaggttgATGGTCTGTTGACTTCGGAGCCCATGGGGTCTCCCGTCTCCTCCAAGACAGAGTCTGTATCGGATAAGGAGGACAAACCACCCCTGGCACCAGCAGGAGGCACTGAGGGGCCAGAGCAGCCCCCACCACCTTGCCCAAGCCAAACTGGCAGCCCCCCAGTGGGCCTCATCAAGGGAGAAGACAAGGATGAGGGCCCTGTTGCTGA ACAAGTAAAGAAATCAACGTTGAACCCTAATGCTAAGGAGTTCAATCCTACAAAGCCTCTGCTGTCTGTG AATAAATCCACCAGTACCCCAACTTCTCCGGGGCCCCGGACTCATTCAACTCCCTCCATCCCGGTGCTGACAGCAGGCCAGAGTGGGCTATACAGCCCCCAGTACATCTCCTACATACCTCAGATCCATATGGGACCAGCTGTGCAG GCACCTCAGATGTATCCATATCCTGTATCCAATTCagtgcctgggcaacagggcaagtaCCGGGGAGCAAAAG gctCCCTGCCCCCGCAGCGCTCAGACCAACACCAGCCAGCTTCAGCCCCACCAATGATGCAGGCCGCCGCGGCTGCTGGCCCACCTCTGGTGGCTGCCACGCCCTATTCTTCCTACATCCCCTACAACCCTCAGCAGTTCCCAGGCCAGCCTGCCATGATGCAGCCCATGGCCCACTACCCCTCACAG CCGGTGTTTGCCCCCATGCTTCAGAGCAACCCACGCATGCTGACGTCGGGCAGCCATCCCCAGGCCATCGTGTCATCCTCTACCCCTCAGTACCCTTCTGCAGAGCAGCCCACCCCCCAAGCCCTTTATG CCACTGTTCACCAGTCCTACCCACACCATGCCACGCAGCTCCATGCCCACCAGCCGCAGCCGGCTACCACGCCTACTGGAAGCCAGCCGCAGTCCCAGCATGCGGCCCCCAGTCCTGTCCAG CATCAGGCGGGGCAGGCCCCACACCTGGGCAGTGGACAGCCACAGCAGAATCTGTACCACCCAGGGGCCCTGACAGGCACACCACCCTCTCTGCCACCGGGACCTTCTGCCCAGTCCCCTCAGAGCAGCTTCCCCCAGCCAGCCGCTGTGTATGCCATCCACCACCAGCAGCTGCCCCACGGCTTCACCAACATGGCCCATGTTACCCAG GCCCATGTCCAAACTGGAATCACAGCAGCCCCGCCCCCTCACCCTGGGGCTCCCCACCCgccccaggtgatgctgctgcacCCACCCCAGAGTCATGGGGGGCCCCCCCAAGGCGCGGTGCCCCAGAGTGGGGTGCCTGCACTCTCAGCTTCCACACCCTCACCCTACCCCTACATCGGACACCCCCAAGGTGAGCAGCCTGGCCAGGCGCCTGGATTTCCAGGAGGAGCCGATGACAGGATTC TATGTAGGGTGGGCAGAAGCCACAGTCGCCGCCGCCAGGGGCTTGCTCCTGGCTCTGTCCTTTGCTTCCCTCCGTCCTCGCTCAGTTGTGATCCAGCAGCccccctccccactgcctcccCAGCTCTCAGTGACCCCGACTGTCTCCTGACTTAG